The following are from one region of the Micromonas commoda chromosome 12, complete sequence genome:
- a CDS encoding predicted protein has product MNAMVSPRGTWTGRGVWMPAIWRPNVSGPLPDVYVEVEVTEDASSKGTKRKRAPPTKGPCEHGVKYRSNCKVCSACPHGKWRRRCKECGGSGICEHGRHRFSCKECGGASICVHGRERSRCKECGGGSICEHGRQRSRCKECGGSQICEHGRERSRCKECGGASICEHGRQRSHCKECGGASICEHGRVRSRCKECGGGSICEHGRQRSRCKECGGSQICEHGRERSKCKECRAAH; this is encoded by the coding sequence ATGAATGCGATGGTTTCGCCTCGGGGCACttggacggggcgcggggtttGGATGCCAGCGATCTGGCGGCCGAACGTGAGTGGGCCGCTCCCGGATGTGtacgtcgaggtcgaggtgacggaggacgcgtcgagcaaggggacgaagcggaagagagcccctcccacaaaggggccatgcgagcacggggtgaagtatCGGTCGAAttgcaaggtgtgcagcgcttgtccgcacgggaagtggcgccgtcggtgcaaggagtgcggtgggtctggaatctgcgagcacggtcgtcaccgCTTTagctgcaaggagtgcggtggggcatcaatctgcgtgcacggtcgtgagcgctctcggtgcaaggagtgcggtgggggctcaatctgcgagcacggtcgtcagcgctctcggtgcaaggagtgcggtgggtctcaaatctgcgagcacggtcgtgagcgctctcggtgcaaggagtgcggtggtgcatcaatctgcgagcacggccgtcagcgctctcattgcaaggagtgcggtggtgcatcaatctgcgagcatggtcgtgtacgctctcggtgcaaggagtgcggcgggggctcaatctgcgagcacggtcgtcagcgctctcggtgcaaggagtgcggtgggtctcaaatctgcgagcacggtcgtgagcggtctaagtgcaaggagtgtcgCGCCGCGCATTAA